The genomic segment GAATCCTTCTCCGGAACAACTATCAGCACAGACTTGCCATCAAGTCCCAACCCATTCAGCAGGGCAACTATATCTTTTGTCCTTGGCCTGTCAAGCTCTATAGAGTCAACTACTATAAGTTCGCCATCCCTCAGCTTTGTACTCAGTGCCGTCTTCATGGCCAGCCTTCTCTGCTTCCTTGTCATTTTATAGCTGTAATCCCTCGGCTGTGGCCCGAAAACAACACCTCCACCCTTCCACAGGGGAGACCTTACACTTCCATGCCTTGCCCTTCCCGTATGCTTCTGCTTCCAGGGCTTCTTTCCTCCACCACGTACCATTCCGCGTGTCTTTGCGGCATGAGTACCCTGCCTCTGATTGGCAAGATAGTTGACTACAGCCTCATGGAGCAGGCCTGTTCTGACCTCCAGGCCAAAGATATCTTCTGAAACCGGCACCTTCTCAACTACATTATTATCTTTATCTCTTATCTCTATCTCAGGCATTTTCAATCATCCTTCCTGATCTCTATATATCCGCCGACAGGTCCCGGAACCGCACCCATAATTAAAATCAGATTCTGGTCCGGCTTCACATCAACCACAGCAAGATTCCTGACCGTAACCCTTCGTCCACCCATACGTCCGGGCATTCCTGTATTCTTCCAGACCCTCGACGGAAAAGAGCTGCCGCCAATTGAACCCGGTGCCCTGTTAAACATGGAACCATGCGATCCCGGACCACCGCTGTACCCCAACCTCTTCATTACTCCCTGAAAACCCTTTCCCTTTGAGACACCTATTGCAACCACCTTGTCACCTTTCTGAAACCTGTCTACTGTTATGACATCTCCAACGCCAAGCTCACCACTCACTGGAATCTCCCGCAATATCCTGCATGGAGGAGATCCTGCCTTCTTAAAGTGCCCTGACACCGGCCTGGTAACCTTCTTGAGCTTCTTGATCTCTTCATATCCCACCTGTACCGTCTCATAGCCGTCACGCTCTCTTGTCTTTACCTGTATCACCCGGCATGGACCGGCCTCTACAACCGTGACCGGGATTACCCTACCTTTTTCATCAAATATCTGCGTCATCCCGAGCTTTTTCCCAAGAATCCCCATCATAGCTTTATCTCCACATCCACACCTGCAGCCAGCTCAAGCTTCATGAGCTCATCAACTGTCTGAGGAGTGGGGTCATAAATATCTATCAACCTCTTATGTGTCCTTATTTCAAACTGCTCTCTCGACTTTTTATCTACAT from the Nitrospirota bacterium genome contains:
- the rplD gene encoding 50S ribosomal protein L4; the protein is MPEIEIRDKDNNVVEKVPVSEDIFGLEVRTGLLHEAVVNYLANQRQGTHAAKTRGMVRGGGKKPWKQKHTGRARHGSVRSPLWKGGGVVFGPQPRDYSYKMTRKQRRLAMKTALSTKLRDGELIVVDSIELDRPRTKDIVALLNGLGLDGKSVLIVVPEKDSNVYLSARNIPRANVARAADINTYDLLVHNYVLMTRDALKKVQEVGE
- the rplC gene encoding 50S ribosomal protein L3, which encodes MMGILGKKLGMTQIFDEKGRVIPVTVVEAGPCRVIQVKTRERDGYETVQVGYEEIKKLKKVTRPVSGHFKKAGSPPCRILREIPVSGELGVGDVITVDRFQKGDKVVAIGVSKGKGFQGVMKRLGYSGGPGSHGSMFNRAPGSIGGSSFPSRVWKNTGMPGRMGGRRVTVRNLAVVDVKPDQNLILIMGAVPGPVGGYIEIRKDD